A window of Daucus carota subsp. sativus chromosome 2, DH1 v3.0, whole genome shotgun sequence genomic DNA:
GAATTTTAACACAGGTCAAAACGTTAAGAATTTGAAATGTAGAAATGGATAAATTTTCGGTTATGAGTAAGTTTATCCGATACATCTTTGGTATGACATTGGATGCGCCACAAACACACGTtgaaaaacataattttttatatttattttgttttcgtTATAATTTGAATATCCGATCGggttaaaaaaacaaaactgaagttctaaaaaaaatacaatatcgACACAAAtctagatatttttatttttataaataataggaTACGTTTAAGTACGAGTCTAGGCGTTCCCAAGTCAAGAActccaaaataaaaaataaaatcctcACAAAATGAAAATGTTTTGAAAGTTAGAGTTTATCCGATAATCTATCTTAAATAGTAGTTCTTTTTCATCCTACAAGTAGTTTAAAGCTAGCAGTGAAATATAcgttattttaaaattgtttaaattaGTTGTGTGAATATAGTCATTAATTTACATAcatttgaataatattattgaCTTTTATTTCTAAAACTAATTCCATCAaacatattattgtttttttaaagatcgaacatattattattaaacattAGAACAAATGGAAATCATCGGTAGTAAATTTCTccaatatgtataattttttcctAAAAGGAGTcggtatataatatattgatatgAATCTCCTTATTGTTATTTTCTTATGTGTGCCATATGTCATACAGGTATTTCCATTTCATCTGTTTTAGATTTAGTAAAAAATTATTACTAGTTATGGCAGTTTTCTTGAcaaaaatatcacataatagAAGACCGTTGTAGATAATGAAACCCTTGATATCATGTAGTATATAAAGGGCAAGAGAGCCGATGGCAAAGACACTAAAACAAGCCTACTACTCTCTCTATAATCCATTCTCTCAGTATTCCATTTCAGATATCTATACACAACAAATATGGGGAAGGGTAACAAAAGCTTGGTGGGGTATGATTGGAAAGTTTTTCTAGTGCTAGCAGTGTCTTTAAACATTGTTTTGATATCCAAAGTAGTGTATCAGAGAGATGGAGGTCAAGAAAACAAGATTGGCATGCTTTGTGTAGATGCGGAAAGTGGTAAATATGGTGATGTGCATGTTGAAACACCGTCTCCTACAACCATTTCTAGTAACGATGTTCACAACGATGTTGGGGATGTTGGGGACGGTGCTGATCACAGTGATGCTCACGTTATTATTGATCTTGATCAGTGAGTTTTTTGTTCTATCTGTAAATAGTTTTAAACAGcatgaaaatcttttcataaattttgaagATCTATTTTATGCCATgcagtatgttttatttgtaaTGTTTTTGATCTAATATCTATGTAATTCAATGCAGTGGCAATCCAACGATGTACGAGGAGTATTGGAGGCAGATGGGCGACAAAACTACCATTGTGATACCTGGTTGGCAATTCATAAGCTACTTTTCCGATAAAAATAACATTTGCTGGTTTATGGAGCCGGATTTTGCCAAGGCGGCTATCAGGTTGCATAATTTGGTCGGAAATGCCGCGACTCAAGACCGTTACATGGTGGTAGGCACAGGTTCCTCACAACTCTACCAAGCAGTCCTCTATGCCTTAACTGCCACAGACAATTCTAAGCCAATGAGCGTCGTATCGGCTGCCCCATTCTATTCTGTaagtttaatttttcttaaaatttatcgTATCAAACCATGGTAGCATTTGGAATAATTGTTTGCATCGCATGCTTGCAGGCTTACCCAGTATTGACCGACTTATTGAAGTCTGGACTCCATAAATGGGCTGGTGATGCGTACAATTACAGTACTAATGAGCCGTACATCGAGATTGTCACTTCTCCTAACAATCCTGATGGCTCCACAAGACGATCTGTGACAAGCGGAGATAAACGAATATTAATTCATGATCTTGCTTACTACTGGCCTCAGTATACTCCAATCACTCATGGAGCAGATGAAGATATCACCCTTTTTACCATGTCCAAAAGTACTGGTCATGCTGGGACTCGTATAGGGTATTAATCTTATCCATATCTGACAAATAAATAATCTGATAATAATGAATCTGTTCAGAGCTAATTTCTCGGCTTTCTTGACCTTGTAGGTGGGCACTTGTTAAAGATCCAGAAATCGCCAAGAAGATGACTAGATATATCGAGATCAGCACCATCGGTGTGTCCAAAGATTCACAGCTCCGAGCAGCAAAGATTCTGCAAACTTTGTCCGATCAATATAATACCACCAACAATGCTGAAGGGAAAGAGAGATTCTTCGACTACAGTTACAACGTCATGTTAAAGCGGTGGAAGGAACTTCGAGCAGCAGTAGATAACAATGAAAAATTCAGCTTGCCGAAATTTTCCCCTGATAACTGCACATTCAGGGGACAAAGTTTCGAGCCACAGCCTGGTAACTGAGACCCCAAGTCACCAAACTAATCTTATTCTTTTTTGGTTATGTAGCTTATAATCTAATGaaaatctaattatttttttgtagcTTTTGCATGGCTGAAATGTGAGGATGAAAGTGTAGATGATTGTGCAAATTTTCTTCGAGGCCACAATATACTAGGCAGGAGCGGAAAATACTTTGGATCCAGCCCCAAGTATGTGAGGATCAGCATGACGGATAGCAACTACAAGTTCAAGATTTTGACCAAGAGATTGGCTGGTCTCAAGTCTTTAGATATCTGAAGTTTCCGTTTAACTGGAAAGCGGACGGGCTTGTATTGATGTTCCGCTGAAAAcgtaatatttatatgtatctGGAATCCAATTCCTAATACTATGACGAAAATATGACAATCCTGTTGCATAATATATCGATTCTAATAATACTGTTTGGATGCTCCATTTTGTGTTTTATCGTCTCTTTTTCTCCAGAAAGAATCaggagaaattttaattttataaccgaactaaattatttaattgcccaaaaaaaaacatgaaaacgtTGTTTACATTTTTTCTTCTTGGTTTGACACGACTCTGGGTATTAGACGAAAAAGTTTGATCCTAATTCCTGAGAcatattatgatttatgaacCAGTTCAGTCCAAAAATTGGATCCTGCCGGTATCCATCTATACGGGCTTCAAACTCTAAAACCCACGGCCCAATATCAATATTTtgcaatttttattaaataataattataatgatAATACCTAAGTTATAAAGTAAACcaatttgatttataaatagaataatattatatttttataaattaatcatattttgatcacatttaaattttaaataaatttgaaagcaaaagatatttactttttattttatttagttttaagtaaaattaacttaaataaaataatttgtgatCGATGATATTTGAACCTAATATAATTCtctgtatatttttaaaatatatatgagttGATTCGCGGAATCAAACGTgagattattaattattaaatatgaagtTATTAAGAATACTATTTTTGAAGTTGTGTATTTTCACCTCGTGAATGTtcaatacaaaatattaaattggaTGTTTTAACTTTAAGTGGTGAATGTCAGCCTACTACTGTATATTTTATGATCCCATGAAATATAAGAAACATGATTTATAagattcaaatatataattagttataaAGTGAAATAAATATTGacaacttatattttataaatgaagATCGATTGAGTGCATATGAATATCTCGTGGACAATTCTGACTTTGTAAATTCAGTTTAATTCGAATTGTGGACGAGGAAACTATGACTCATTTATCgacatatttttttatccaGTTAAAAATTCACATCAGTTTGACTCATTTTAGAAATACATGAACTCTCACTAATTAGGGCAATTGACTCGGTTTATTTTCCGtctagaataaaaatataaaacccGAGACTCTAATGTAATACAATCTTTCAGCCCGTCCGATTCTCGCATGGATATTCATCTGCCCATCCATGTACAAACCTTTTGAAACTCTAGCGACATGCTTATTATTGCTTAATGCTTTTTCTCTTTCTTCTATATTTTCACTCTGCCGGAAAGTCTGGTTCAATGTAACTCATGTACCACCCTCACTTTGCATTGCCCAAATCTCTCTCACAAATCTTCTTTATTCTCCAGATGTATTCAAATTCGTAACTTTTTTGAAAACGCCAACATGAGAATCATTCGGGGCTACAAAAAAAAGAGATGATAAGAATCATTTAGCTAAAATGCGAAATACTATGAAGATAAGATAATGTGTCCAATTCGTCCATATCCACCGTAATCGATAAAGAAATGCTGTTGGATAAATTGGAACATAGGCATGTCAACTTCATATTTATGCACGTTCTTCTAAGGAGAatgtaaaatgtaatttttttttaataattattgttaatttgaataagaagatatcttttattaaattgagATCCATACTTTTAGCTGCAAATAtgaactaaaatatttttttactataTCAAAGTGAAATTCAcactaaatttattttacaaattcaatcttcttttttatcattttttctcAACTTAGGGCGGTTATATTTTCTTTGATTCATATTTAGAATTGtgaatataaaaagaaattttagaaGAAACATGgatttcttttttataatataataaattaataaaaatattattctcacACACATCTACAGTTTAAGAAAAAGGCATATTTACTAACCCATACGTTTTTCATTTCACGGCCATGCCTATATATTCGCTTGCTGTATGCCGCATTTACATCTTGTAGAATATTGTAGAGATTTCGATATTACACATCACACgcagaataaaataaaaaaacaattacaatcaaaaaaaataaaagaaataaagctTCCTTTTgccatatatacatacacacagcACAAACATAAAACTACTTGTACTGAATTACTGGGAGCTTTCACACCAAAACTTGAGGGGGTTTTGTTTGAAATGTGAAGAAGAGATGGAGGGCATTGATGAAAAGCTTGATCTTTCTGTTGATTCTCATAACCCAGTTGAAGATAATCAACAAGAGGGGCAGAAGCTAGGGTTAGGGTTTGAAAGCCCAAATCTTGTTGATCAAACCCTAGATCATCAATCAGGAGGTGATCAAGAAGATGGGTTGTGTCAGAAGCTTGATGAGATGGGTGTGCAAGATAAAGATGGTTTGATTGGTGAAAAAAAGATTGATGGGGTTGGTGAAAAGGATGATTTTGAGGGTGAAAAGAAGGATTTTGAGGGTGAAAAGAGGGATGAAGGCTTTGAAAAGAAGGATTTTGATGGTGAAAAGAGTGATGAGGGCTTGGTAAAGAATGAGTTTGAGGGGGAAAAGAGTGATGAGGGCTTGGAAAAGAACGAGTTTGAGGGTGAAAAGAGTGATGAGGGCTTGGAAAAGAATGAGTTTGAGGGTGAAAAGAGTGATGAGGGCTTGGAAAAGAATGAGTTTGAGGGTGATGTGAAAGAGGGGGGAGCTGAAGGTGAGGTAGATGATACGAAAGGCGATGCGAATGGGGATGAAAGTGAGGAGAAAGGAGGAGATGGAGGTGATTTGATGGGGGTGAAGGAAGGGGGGTTTGAGAAGGAGGGGAGtaagtggagtgagattgaggaagaagaggaagaaaaggaGAATGGGGGTTTTGAAGTGAATAATGATGAGGGTTTTGCGGGCGAAAGAGAAGATATGACTGGTTATGGTGATGGTTGGGATGACAAGTGGAATGATGGTTCTGGGAAAAATGTGGCTGATGAAGGGCAAGGATATTATGATGACTATGAGAATGGTGGTTATCCGAAGCAGTATGACGAGGAAGAGCGTTGGCATAGTAATGTGGAAGGGGGTTCTGTGGGATTTACTGATGGGAATAATGGGAGTTACCCTTATCCGCTGAGGCCTGATGCTGAGGATTGTTCATTCTATATGAAGACTGGGGCTTGCAAGTTTGGTTCTAACTGCAAATTTAATCACCCGCTCAGGAGGAAGAACCAGGTATGATATGACTTGTGATTGGTTTGAATAAGTTAAGGGTTAGTGTTGGTTACTCTTGAAATGTCTGTAGTAATTAATTAGTAAAAAATTGTGTGTTTCATTAAAATGTTATACATTTGTTTAATGTAATAAGTTTTTGACcttggtaagagaatatatgGAGAAATTATTGGCTTGTTAGTCTATGTGAAGACTATAAGgataaacaaattttatttatattgctATGAACCTCAACTTTTGCAGGCATCCAGGGACATGTTTAAGCAAAGGGAAGAGAATTTTGATAGGCCTGGGCCAACAGAATGCAAGGTTACCATCACTatggctctctctctctctctctctatatatatatatatgtgtgtgtgtgtgtgtgtgcacgcGCGCGCGTGGGTGTGTGtgagattatttttttaatgtatattagGAATTCATGACATTGTTTCCCTTCTTGCAGATCTTCTCtggcatacatatatatttggttcttgaagcattatatattttgaattcatATTTTGATCATAATCCTCTGAATTcatattttgatctgtctaGTTCTATTCTATGGGACTATAATGTCTTTTAAGAGAAGGTAGTAGGGTACTATAATCCCATATATATGAGTCAAAAAGATAATTGAATATTTCATGAGATTGCAATCCTTTAAATTTAGAGTAAATAAGGTAATTATCCGTGGATTATAATCCACCTAAACAAGCATGGCCCAGGAGGATTATTTCGTTTGAGTCTCAAAGCTAAAAATGCTAGAAACAGTGTATTtaataagaattataaattGTCTATTCACCACTGTATATTTTCAAGTTGCTTTAAGAAGCCTTTATTAGAGATGCTAATTACTTGTCATGAAACTTCACGTTATTTGGTATCTATGTAAGCTTACAATGTTGGCTTTGTAATCTTTTTGCCTGCCTCAGTAAGAGTGGGAACCAAGTTCCAGCTAACACATTGAg
This region includes:
- the LOC108209483 gene encoding zinc finger CCCH domain-containing protein 67-like, translated to MEGIDEKLDLSVDSHNPVEDNQQEGQKLGLGFESPNLVDQTLDHQSGGDQEDGLCQKLDEMGVQDKDGLIGEKKIDGVGEKDDFEGEKKDFEGEKRDEGFEKKDFDGEKSDEGLVKNEFEGEKSDEGLEKNEFEGEKSDEGLEKNEFEGEKSDEGLEKNEFEGDVKEGGAEGEVDDTKGDANGDESEEKGGDGGDLMGVKEGGFEKEGSKWSEIEEEEEEKENGGFEVNNDEGFAGEREDMTGYGDGWDDKWNDGSGKNVADEGQGYYDDYENGGYPKQYDEEERWHSNVEGGSVGFTDGNNGSYPYPLRPDAEDCSFYMKTGACKFGSNCKFNHPLRRKNQASRDMFKQREENFDRPGPTECKYHSTPGGCKYGKACRYNHGRPKPAVAPVTEFNFLGLPMRVGERECPYYMKTSSCKYGPSCRFNHPDPTVVGGGDPVSQGSMKDSIPGWSSARTLNENAPYIPVMYPPSPTAAPNGKWNEYQAPVYPPPEGNLPTPPAFALRPMNIPATDANFYAYPRQQLIVDEFPERPGQPECSFYLKTGDCKYRSTCKFHHPKTRKPTFTLSDRGLPLRPDQGICSHYSRYGICKYGPACRYDHPVSIVSTAESDQGQPRRYGRLGDSDGNWRREPVQQSI
- the LOC108207706 gene encoding tryptophan aminotransferase-related protein 2 gives rise to the protein MGKGNKSLVGYDWKVFLVLAVSLNIVLISKVVYQRDGGQENKIGMLCVDAESGKYGDVHVETPSPTTISSNDVHNDVGDVGDGADHSDAHVIIDLDHGNPTMYEEYWRQMGDKTTIVIPGWQFISYFSDKNNICWFMEPDFAKAAIRLHNLVGNAATQDRYMVVGTGSSQLYQAVLYALTATDNSKPMSVVSAAPFYSAYPVLTDLLKSGLHKWAGDAYNYSTNEPYIEIVTSPNNPDGSTRRSVTSGDKRILIHDLAYYWPQYTPITHGADEDITLFTMSKSTGHAGTRIGWALVKDPEIAKKMTRYIEISTIGVSKDSQLRAAKILQTLSDQYNTTNNAEGKERFFDYSYNVMLKRWKELRAAVDNNEKFSLPKFSPDNCTFRGQSFEPQPAFAWLKCEDESVDDCANFLRGHNILGRSGKYFGSSPKYVRISMTDSNYKFKILTKRLAGLKSLDI